A genomic window from Cryobacterium sp. SO2 includes:
- a CDS encoding GNAT family N-acetyltransferase, whose protein sequence is MVTEGYRIHRTVASDWREVRDLRLEMLRDTPIAFGETLQDALGHSESEWRMRAARGTAEHGTVLVAIDPAGQWVGTMGGYVPDPAAGPLLVGVYVSPGHRGRDAGVFDTLLAAIEDWARDEGEVLTLHVHEDNARARAAYLRRGFTETGHRVQYVLDAAAMEIEMVKRL, encoded by the coding sequence ATGGTTACAGAGGGGTACCGCATCCACCGCACCGTGGCGAGCGACTGGCGTGAGGTGCGCGATCTGCGCTTGGAGATGCTGCGGGACACCCCGATCGCATTCGGCGAGACCCTGCAGGATGCCCTCGGTCACTCCGAAAGCGAATGGCGGATGCGCGCGGCACGCGGCACCGCCGAGCACGGCACCGTGCTCGTGGCGATCGACCCGGCCGGGCAGTGGGTGGGCACGATGGGCGGCTACGTGCCCGACCCGGCCGCCGGCCCGCTGCTCGTGGGCGTGTACGTGTCGCCGGGCCACCGCGGCCGCGACGCCGGGGTCTTCGACACCCTGCTCGCCGCCATCGAGGACTGGGCGCGCGACGAGGGCGAGGTATTGACCCTGCACGTGCACGAGGACAACGCCAGGGCTCGAGCAGCCTACCTGCGCCGCGGGTTCACCGAGACCGGGCACCGGGTGCAGTACGTGCTGGATGCCGCGGCCATGGAGATCGAGATGGTCAAGCGGCTCTAA